The Gaiellales bacterium genome contains the following window.
CTGCCGCAGCAACTCCTGCGCGTCCAGGCAAACGCAAGGCATTGCCCCCGTCCAAGCGCGCACACTACCGGCGCGAGATCGCCGCGTCCAACTCCAAAGGACGCTTTGAAGCCGAAGCGAGAGAGTTGTCTTGCGCGAGAAAGCATCCAGCGCAGTGAGCGGCGCGACTGCTGCTTTCCATGCAAAACAGCAGTCCCGTTTGGGAACATTTCTGAACGCTCGCCCACGTTGACGACCTGTCCGTCGGCTCCTGCTTTTCGTCCAAACCGGACGTGCGGGCCTGGCTGGGTTGACGGGCTTGCTTCTCGGTGGTTGAGCCGGTTACGGTCGGTTGAGCGCTGCGTCCGGTCGGCGGGGGTGGCCGTACCGAGGGGGAGTGGCGATGCTGGTGAGGTTGCGGTCGGGGCTCAGCTACGCGAACGTGATGGCGACGGTCGCGGTGTTTTTGGCGCTTGGGGGTGGGGCGCTTGCGGCGACGAGCTTCGTCGGGTCGGACGGGAAGGTGCACGGGTGCGTCAGCAAGAAGGGGCAGTTGACGGTGCTCAAGGGCGGCAAGACGAAGTGCGCGAAGGGGCTTGCGGCGATCAGCTGGAGCCAGACCGGGCCGAGGGGCGTGACGGGCGCGCAGGGGCCCAAGGGCGATCAGGGCTTGAAGGGCGATACCGGCCCTTCGACGGGTCCGGCGGGCGGCGCGCTGTCTGGTACCTATCCGAACCCGACGTTGAACGCGAGCGGCGGGCCGTGCGCGCGCGGCAAGTTCCTCACCGACCTGTCCAGCCTCGGGACGTTGACCTGTGGGCCGGGCGCCTCATTCACCGCTCTCGGCCAGGGCGCGTTGGCCTCCAACACCACCGGCGGTTTCAACTCGGCAGTTGGTTTCAATGCGCTGAACTCCAACACCTCCGGCCGGCAAAACTCGGCGTTCGGCGACAACGCGTTGTCCGCCTCTACCGGCAATGGCAACTCGGCGGTTGGCGAGGGCGCGCTGTCAGACAACACGACGGGCAGCTTCAACGCGGCGGTCGGCGAGAGCGCGCTCAGGAGCAACAAGACTGCTAGCAACAACTCGGCGCTCGGCGAAAACGCACTGTTCGAAAACCTCACCGGAGCCAACAACTCGGCGGTCGGCACGGACGCGCTGGGGTTCAACGTGGACGGCAACAACAACGCGGCGCTCGGTCAGAACGCGCTGGGCGCGAACACGAGCGGCAGCAACAACGCGGCCGTCGGCCAGGCGGCTCTTGAAAGCACCGACAGCGGCAACAACAACTCGGCGCTCGGTCAGAACGCGCTGGAGGCGAACACCGCGGGTATTGACAACACCGCGGTCGGCAAGAACGCGCTCGGGAGCGCCAAGGCCGACAGCAACTCGGCGTTCGGGCGCGACGCGCTGTCTTTCACGTCCGGTAGCGGCAACATCGCGGTGGGCAAGCAGGCCGGCAACAACCTGACCACGGGCAACTTCAATATCGACATCGGCAACCAGGGCGTCGCCGCGGAGGCCGGGGCGATCAGGATCGGCACAGCGGGCGTCCAGACGGGCGGCACGTTCCTCGCCGGCGTGAATGGGGCGTCGGTGAACCAGAACACGACCGTGTTGGTCGGCAGCGACGGCAAGCTCGGCACCGCGATGGCGTCGTCGCGGCGGTTCAAGACAGACATCCGCCCACTCGGGGCAATACGAAGGTTGTTCCGGCTGCGACCGGTGAGCTATCGCTACAAGCCGCGTTGGGCGAACGGCGACCACCGGCTCCAGTACGGCCTGATCGCCGAACAGGTCGCGAAGGTGTTCCCCTGGCTCGTCCAGTACGACCGCAACGGCAAGCCGAACGGCGTGCGCTACGGCGACCTGCCCGTCCTCCTGCTCGCGCAGCTCCAACGCGAGCACCGAAAAAACGACCGGCAACAGCGACAGATCCACCGGCT
Protein-coding sequences here:
- a CDS encoding tail fiber domain-containing protein, with the protein product MLVRLRSGLSYANVMATVAVFLALGGGALAATSFVGSDGKVHGCVSKKGQLTVLKGGKTKCAKGLAAISWSQTGPRGVTGAQGPKGDQGLKGDTGPSTGPAGGALSGTYPNPTLNASGGPCARGKFLTDLSSLGTLTCGPGASFTALGQGALASNTTGGFNSAVGFNALNSNTSGRQNSAFGDNALSASTGNGNSAVGEGALSDNTTGSFNAAVGESALRSNKTASNNSALGENALFENLTGANNSAVGTDALGFNVDGNNNAALGQNALGANTSGSNNAAVGQAALESTDSGNNNSALGQNALEANTAGIDNTAVGKNALGSAKADSNSAFGRDALSFTSGSGNIAVGKQAGNNLTTGNFNIDIGNQGVAAEAGAIRIGTAGVQTGGTFLAGVNGASVNQNTTVLVGSDGKLGTAMASSRRFKTDIRPLGAIRRLFRLRPVSYRYKPRWANGDHRLQYGLIAEQVAKVFPWLVQYDRNGKPNGVRYGDLPVLLLAQLQREHRKNDRQQRQIHRLSAQVRALARRR